Sequence from the Microplitis demolitor isolate Queensland-Clemson2020A chromosome 2, iyMicDemo2.1a, whole genome shotgun sequence genome:
atattaagagctctaattttcacaggcgcATTTTgatatctaaatgaaacttttgaacctgtttccaaaaagaaaaaaaaaattgctttttttttaatcaccctaacgtatatataattagatcagATTAGACCTGGCTGATCAAACCTaagtataatcatatataagtctatacatgatcatatctagttatatatgtttatatataatcagatctaattGTATAGACTTAGATCTGACCAGGTTTCATTGATATGAAAacctttaaataataaattatgtatataggatcgtaatatataaagattagggtgattataaaaaaaacttttttttatggtatcctaaaattgaaagtataactgaaaataaaaatttttgtacaaaTCCGAGCtcttgataataatattaagatttgccaaaaatcaattttcctAGTTCCCATTTAAATCATAtgttatctaaatttaaatgttatgttatttaaattttcaaaagtaatttaagCTTAAAATCAAGTTCATAGtcaatttcgagatctttttacttttctggcgaaactatcagtcttatcacaaaatgttataggtattttttgtaggtaatttcattccttacaaattattttgaattaacattttcgaaattccgcattgtttctagttattttcatttcaatgtcaagctcttgaaaaatagttttcagaTTGATTTTGAAGAGCTTGacgttgaaataaaaataactagaaactATGCGggatttcgaaaatttttattcgtaataaattgtaaggaataaaattacctCTAAAAAAGGACctataacattttgtgataagactgataacttcgccggaaaagtataaagatctcaaaatttactataaattttactttaaacttaaataacttttgaatagtcgaattcataaaaaatttataatagtgAATAAAATAGTGATAGGGAAAGATTAATACAAACCCCTTTCTTATTGGTCTTTTTACTTTCAATCAGTGTCGAATTTTGTGGACTGCTGAGTGATGCTTTTGCCATCACAATCCGCTTTTTGCCTTCATACTTTTGCCGCAATCTTATTCgatcatctaaaaattataattttcattataaatatatattttgtaaataaaactcAACTGAAGGGACTGAGATTTCTGAAAAACTATCatgaaagtaaatataaaataaatctgataAATTCTTATAGCTGCATGTATAAGGCCCCATTCTTAACTAGAGTATTTCTCATAGAATTCATTGATTCTTATgaaatctctatgggaatgtatgagaatttatttatttccatgaAATCTTAACCCAAAAAATATCATCGAATCCATTTAAATGCGGCAAAAATCGCATATAATCCTATAGATTCctgagaaaaaatgtttttataaaattttgtaaaatttcataaaattttatactgaatAAGGCttggtaaaatttaatcaacttttatacaaattcatgaagttttgtaaaattttataaaattatatgaaatcgCATAAAATTTCACTGTAAAGTCTTCAAACattgtgtaaaatttaaacgattttaaaaattttaaacaattttataaaataacattcaattattaatttcctcACTCAGATATtgctttataaaattttatatctttatatcttgcttgaaaaaattatataaagagCAGATCTGAGTGAGGAAATTAATAtctgaatgtaattttattgaattgtttaaaattttatacaatttttacccgcacgaaaaaatatttatctcggcaaaatagtatatatgGCTCATATCTTTAGTATTGTCGTTAGTATGCTATTTTGCCGGCATATATTTCCGGATATATCTTTTTCTATGTAGGTTAGACTAACAGTGAAATTTTGTACAATTTcatgttattttatcaaattttccaaaactttataaatttttataaaactataaaattttataaaaatatgttttccTGATTGTATTGGTTTTTATGCAGTTTTAGACGCATTTGAGTGAATTCGATAGGTATTTTTGGATAGAGATTTTCTAAATAGAAAtcatacaaaattaaaaaaatttatatcaggGTCGTcacaaagaaatgatttcaaaattccctAATATTTCCCGGTTTTCAGTAaagttttttacatttttccttgatttagaaattttattcgtatcATTTAGATATTGAAAGTgttcttatattttaattttcaaaaattaaatttgataattaaatcatgcgagaaaccataaaaaatggcaataaaataaattaatattgcctactttttattattcgatgttaaaaatatgtaaggtaaaatatttaataagaaattttatgatgcaaataaatttagaatacactggttataaaaatttagggatactaaaaaatattgaatgtttttttgtaattttcaacAGTTTGTAACTCGAATAAAAATGGTcttacaacaaaaacaaaacgGCAAACTGTAGGTTCAAGTGTTTAGTTTTCAGATCtggtcttaaaatttttttattatgcacgGTTTCGGGGCAATCaacaatcaattataattatcgaaaaaaatttattgaagctcgAAGACCGTTTTTAAGATGAGCAAAAATTTGGTCAATTTCTTTTTCGATAGTTTTCTTAGGATTACTCCGGAACagaacataataaaaaattttaaaaaccagaTCAGCaaactagacacttgaagctaCTATTTaccgtttttattttcgtcGTTCCATCATTTTCCTTCGAGTTGCAgtctgttgaaaatcactttaaaatttggaattttttaactatctCTCAATTTCTATAACTAgtgtattattgaaaatttttttaattttcagctgtcataatttaattcccggatacttttcaaaattccctgacAATTCCATGATATTTCCCGGTTGCGTTAAATTCCCTGATAATTCCCAATATTCCCGGTTTTCCAGGTTTGTGGCCTGTATATGTTCTAATGATTATAAgaatatgttaataaaaaaataccgtctgtatcaataattttaatgttgtCGTAATTGTATGTGCTACTTCTGAGACACAACTTATCCGAGTTTAAAGCGTTGTGATCAATATGTAcggttttatttttggaatccAACTTAAATATGTACTTTGTtggaataatgaaattattgcCCTGGGCATTGGCGATGATagcataaattttcattttttagcaATTGTATTCTAATCTAAAAGAaggacaaaattaattaaaattttaattaataatgaaaataataataataagaattatgtttaaatgaaaaattaatccagccaatatgatttatttataactatgaACTGTACGATTgttcatcaaaaataattattcataaaatttttcaaatttttatgaaacttaaaaattaatgaattattaaaataaaaattacttacagtaaaAATGTTGTAAATGAATACcaatgaatgttttttttatttttattttatataattattgaattactAATGACAACGGTAATGAACACATAAAGCGCACAAAGCGGAAAAACTCTCGGTCACaattaatattgattgaaTTTTCTGGATACTTTTgtcaatgtgtaaaaaaagtgAGTGTGAAggtgaaaaacaaaaaaatttccgacaGTCAGCTGCTGCGATAAAGTTCTTCATATTAAGGATACGTTTAACATCGGATTTGGCCGCTCTGTCTATTGGCGTGTTCGGATCTTCCGCCCGGCGTACTGGAACGCCTGCTATAAtaaccaagaaaatttaaaagatttataattttattagtatgtAAAAAGTGaatatctataatatatatatcaagtgTGCTAATTAACGTAGATTAATGTGGAAAAATCTTAGTATCTCTATTATAGATAATCTATGTAAAtcgtattaatataaataacaaaaaatttgatcattaattaataaaaaatagaaatgaaaATCGATTTTATCAACTTTCTGTTTGCAGTAAATGTACGTGTAAATTTCGTGAGTTTGTagtgtaataaaattgatttgtaTTTAGGTTCATAATTAATgaatcattgatttttttgttattaatatttatgtttatttggttattaatatttaatacggTGAATAAATATTCcgaaaacttaaattattttggtggTACTCTTACCAGTTTTAAATCAGCAGCGAAAGCtcatatgaataattaataattataataattttttaagtatattaatatgttaaaAACTCTGAgggtaatttttctttttacttatgTATTACAAACAAGCCAAAGCATCGGTTTATAGAACTTGTAAATTGCAGAAAtgcgttaaataaataaatagtgatgctatttataaaaattattcattatcgTTGCATTGAAATGTGTTCACTTTAATTCCATTTTAATCAGTAAACTTGATAAtacatgatttttttgttttatgggttatacaattttgttcaactaatttaattataaatttaaattttcccgggtATTACCGCAGGCACCCGAGTGCGTCGGTTCtatattaaagtaataaaaatatttattactcagCTTATAGTTTACTAAACGTTAATTATATCTGAAAAAAGTAACTCAATAACCTAAAAGTAAGTagtttttaacttaattaatttctgtttttatatgtcataaaaaataagcTTAGAATTAGTTGACTGATATTCtgaaaattcgaaattttacaCCTTTTGAGAAcaacacttaaaaaaaattttaataagtttattttgtggtaatttctattatttgaaaataaaaataatcgtgGAAATTCTTATGAAATcgaaagaataaataaaatataaaatttttaattgtattgaTCAACATATTAAAAGttgctaaataaaatttttatttttaaattaaaaacttgatacatttttttgtttttataaccTCAAAATTTCGAGtttaagttattgaaaaataaaccttttaaatattgaaaaattttatcatcctgaagttaacagaccatattaataattttcggatttttctttctaccaatcaattaaaaaaaaaaaagaaaaaaaaaattctgaaaatatgGACatgtaaacaatttaaaaaactacaagtacttacaatttttaaaaatatttcttaaataatttatcgctctgaaataattcaaaaaattttaagacgtCAACTAACTTCAGTgacataaacattttttattgtaaaaatgttaaaagtcAATTAACTATAAGATTACGGCTGGATTACGGATGGGTTATCCCAATGCCTTATTAAAGATCTAACGAAACCATCTCTATTAACTACTtctgtttattattaagataCCCAACAATGAAGAGAGCACCAAGTTCTTCACGTACAGCAGTGGCCAAaaggggaaaaaaaaaaaataaaaaaatttgtaactgCTTTCGCATCTGAGAGCTGTCCACGAATtccaaaaagttattttgagtcacaggtaagttaaaaaaactacaatattttaataaattgaatttatagtTTCGCTATCAACGTTATATCCAATTtcacttattattttaaaaatatgtatgaatgtatagtatcatatatagttacaattaatgatttaaatgtgaagtaattaattctattgattattaacaaaaattttgtacgtacgtatgtaaatatctataactttcgaacggatgaaccgatatTGATCATCAAGGTGACGTTCGATGCGGCTTGAGAATATcttgaagttgaaaaaaaattaaacttgatcGCTACGGCTTGTTCagagatatttcaaatataaacttttttcaaaaatgttttttttggataactttttatgttctcGATGAATTGATCCCCAAATCAACTGGACTCTAAAgctttataagccgcgtcgaatgccacctcaaatATCAAAATTGGTCAATTCTTTCAaaagaaaccgttgtcgaaagaattagaaaaaaaaaaaatttttagtatttagaaaattcctcaaaaacgactcgataAATCTATTTGAAAATCTGAttagttgtagaactcaacaaaacgcgtcgattgttACCTTGAACGTCTCGATCGGTTAACTCGTTCGTAAGATATCATGGgaaaaagaaatgctaaaaaacggttttttccgaaaacaatggcatacaacagtattttcgagcccggagagcttgaaaatgtatccacaacaatgtttttgagctcaaggagtTTGAAAAttgcgggaagttttggggctagcccgcagggtcaaccgatagaccgatttttatattattactttattatttcataataaatgaatattatgagtcgtgcacttgtggattttccaaattttttttttttattttttacaagtgACATGGGAAAATAGGTTGCTagacaccttaaaaaaattctcactaaATATaagagctcttaattttaataggaagatcctcctcatcatatttttttatttttctctcagtcatatagaaaaaaattcatacct
This genomic interval carries:
- the LOC103575807 gene encoding uncharacterized protein LOC103575807, which codes for MKIYAIIANAQGNNFIIPTKYIFKLDSKNKTVHIDHNALNSDKLCLRSSTYNYDNIKIIDTDDDRIRLRQKYEGKKRIVMAKASLSSPQNSTLIESKKTNKKGNAQRKTPSSTVQKSSEYYRVMLSPNNNENNEIDRNDAGFNLDNENGKESKDGSEFECFESDDEVEKIDDRDPLMT